The proteins below come from a single Zea mays cultivar B73 chromosome 8, Zm-B73-REFERENCE-NAM-5.0, whole genome shotgun sequence genomic window:
- the LOC103637130 gene encoding cyclin-dependent kinase G-1-like: protein MAAARHGGYRSFDVARRQEFDLERSRRSKEYRHSSRHRDSDRHRDGSRGREVPNGYIRHRSPYAPLMSRPSKRKDDKELDEVSSDSDSEFGGRPPMLREDGGLGVCRDGGALPASKKRKHSPGFHDTRPHRTLAVLLSAAPQYKGNAKFKDGPLLHEEEKAIMYEDIRNRGDDHWAPSSGTTPQILEGETTENTDDKDGDYEANDDKDEDYEECEEVSPTTAKGKHHVSVGRKDKGKKPRSLGGHWVQDQLSKLVIASEKSTTSVESLARKEDNGCSIRDVMALVKECGTVPGTKEHFIASQVFVKRAEREMFMTLDTPEERFNWLTMKHDWVTRMIH, encoded by the exons ATGGCTGCAGCGCGGCACGGGGGTTATAGGAGCTTCGACGTGGCCAGGAGACAGGAGTTCGACCTGGAGCGTTCTAGGAGGAGCAAGGAGTACCGCCACTCGAGCCGCCACCGTGACTCGGATCGCCACCGTGATGGCAGCAGGGGCCGTGAAGTGCCCAACGGGTACATCCGCCACCGCTCGCCGTATGCGCCACTGATGAGCCGACCTTCAAAAAGGAAGGACGATAAGGAGCTTGACGAGGTCTCAAGCGACAGCGACTCGGAGTTTGGTGGGCGCCCACCAATGCTGAGGGAGGATGGGGGTCTTGGGGTCTGCAGGGATGGAGGTGCGTTGCCAGCAAGCAAGAAGAGGAAGCACTCACCTGGATTCCACGATACGAGACCCCATCGGACGCTGGCAGTCCTTCTTTCTGCTGCACCT CAATACAAAGGAAATGCCAAGTTTAAAGATGGGCCTCTGTTGCATGAGGAAGAAAAAGCCATCATGTATGAAGATATTAGGAACAGAGGAGATGATCATTGGGCTCCGTCAAGTGGTACTACACCACAAATTCTGGAGGGTGAAACCACTGAGAACACTGATGACAAGGATGGAGACTATGAGGCCAATGATGACAAGGATGAAGACTATGAAGAATGTGAAGAGGTTTCCCCTACAACTGCTAAAGGAAAGCATCATGTTTCTGTTGGTCGAAAGGACAAGGGTAAAAAGCCCAGGTCATTGGGAGGACATTGGGTGCAAGATCAATTGAGCAAACTTGTGATAGCAAGTGAGAAGAGCACAACATCCGTTGAGTCTTTGGCAAGAAAGGAGGACAATGGGTGCTCCATTAGAGATGTCATGGCATTGGTGAAGGAGTGTGGTACAGTTCCAGGAACAAAAGAACACTTCATAGCATCTCAAGTTTTTGTCAAGAGGGCAGAGAGGGAGATGTTTATGACTTTGGACACACCGGAAGAACGCTTCAACTGGCTTACAATGAAACATGATTGGGTCACTAGGATGATTCACTAG